One window from the genome of Lentibacillus daqui encodes:
- the hrcA gene encoding heat-inducible transcriptional repressor HrcA translates to MLTERQKLILQVIVDDFIQTAQPVGSRAISKKKNISYSPATVRNVMADLEEMGFLEKTHSSSGRVPSEKGYRFYVDNLLTMQKPLEDVTVIRQIMHDGFFEFEKLVQKCVEVLSDLTNYTSIILGPEIFETTLNQIQIVPLAPQTAVAILITNNGHVDHHTFSIPKELDPADLEKMVNILNDRLSGVPIIELPEKLNTEVMELMKLYVSDFEKSYDYIKAAFSNEHQAKLYIGGMANMLMQPEFKDVEKVRSFYAMMEKEEEIANLLKTKKDGIKVSIGHENKVEAIKDLSLITATYHFGDEQMGTIALLGPTRMQYKRVINLLDVLSTEMSDALYTWYKNND, encoded by the coding sequence ATGTTAACTGAAAGGCAGAAGTTAATTCTACAAGTCATTGTTGATGATTTCATCCAGACAGCACAGCCAGTTGGGTCACGTGCAATCTCCAAAAAAAAGAATATTTCCTACAGTCCTGCAACTGTTAGGAATGTCATGGCAGACTTGGAGGAAATGGGCTTTTTGGAAAAGACACATTCTTCTTCCGGTCGGGTCCCTTCTGAAAAAGGGTATCGTTTTTATGTAGACAATTTGTTAACAATGCAAAAACCTTTAGAAGATGTCACTGTCATTCGACAGATTATGCATGATGGCTTTTTCGAGTTTGAAAAGCTTGTACAAAAATGTGTTGAGGTACTTTCTGATTTAACAAACTATACGTCCATCATATTGGGCCCTGAAATTTTTGAAACGACGTTAAATCAAATTCAGATTGTTCCCTTGGCACCGCAAACCGCTGTGGCCATTTTAATAACAAATAACGGTCATGTGGATCATCATACGTTTTCCATCCCCAAAGAGTTGGATCCGGCTGACCTTGAAAAAATGGTAAATATCTTGAACGATCGATTGTCTGGGGTACCGATTATCGAGTTACCGGAAAAATTGAATACAGAAGTAATGGAACTCATGAAACTGTATGTTAGTGACTTTGAAAAATCCTATGATTATATAAAGGCTGCTTTTTCCAATGAACATCAAGCCAAATTATATATTGGCGGGATGGCCAATATGTTAATGCAGCCGGAATTCAAAGATGTTGAAAAAGTTCGTTCTTTTTATGCCATGATGGAAAAGGAAGAGGAAATCGCCAACCTTCTGAAAACGAAGAAAGACGGGATTAAAGTTTCGATTGGTCACGAAAACAAGGTGGAAGCAATTAAGGATTTGAGCCTAATTACTGCAACCTATCATTTTGGCGATGAACAGATGGGTACGATTGCCCTGCTTGGACCGACCCGGATGCAATACAAAAGAGTCATTAACTTGTTGGATGTGTTATCTACCGAGATGAGCGATGCACTATATACGTGGTACAAAAATAATGATTAA
- the grpE gene encoding nucleotide exchange factor GrpE: MVTEQNKETADTNEFTETEPETEILDEETNDEEQTLDSDESVMESLKEEIASLKQEKEDMYQRVLRSQAEFENFKKRTQKEREKDRKYKAQDLVSELLPALDNFERALNEEVTEANKSFVEGIEMVYNQLKDALKSQGVEEIEAVGKPFDPNVHHAVMQIEDPELEAGSVVEELQKGYMLKDRVIRPAMVKVNQ; encoded by the coding sequence ATGGTGACAGAACAAAACAAGGAAACGGCTGATACAAATGAATTTACTGAAACAGAACCGGAAACTGAAATCCTAGATGAAGAAACAAATGACGAAGAACAAACCCTGGACTCTGATGAAAGTGTAATGGAATCATTAAAGGAAGAGATTGCCAGTTTAAAACAAGAAAAAGAGGATATGTATCAGAGGGTGCTACGAAGTCAGGCAGAATTTGAGAACTTTAAAAAGCGTACGCAAAAAGAACGGGAAAAAGACCGTAAATATAAAGCACAGGATTTGGTGAGTGAATTATTACCTGCGCTTGATAATTTTGAACGTGCACTTAATGAGGAAGTGACGGAAGCTAATAAAAGTTTTGTCGAAGGAATCGAAATGGTTTATAACCAGCTGAAGGATGCCTTGAAGAGTCAAGGTGTTGAGGAAATTGAAGCAGTTGGCAAGCCTTTTGATCCAAATGTGCATCACGCGGTTATGCAAATAGAAGATCCTGAGCTGGAAGCAGGCAGTGTCGTAGAAGAATTACAAAAAGGATACATGCTAAAAGATCGGGTAATCAGACCAGCAATGGTAAAAGTAAATCAATAA
- the dnaK gene encoding molecular chaperone DnaK: MSKIIGIDLGTTNSCVSVMEGKEAVVIPNPEGNRTTPSVVAFKNGERQVGEVAKRQAITNPNTIQSIKRHMGTDYKVKIDDKDYTPQEVSAIILQHIKSYAEDYLGETVDKAVITVPAYFNDAERQATKDAGKIAGLEVERIINEPTAAALAYGIDKDDQDQTILVYDLGGGTFDVSILDIGDGTFEVVATAGDNRLGGDDFDKVIIDHLVQEFKKENGIDLSKDKMAMQRLKDAAEKAKKELSGVTQTQISLPFITAGDAGPLHLEMSLSRAKFDELSSDLVERTMIPTRKALRDADLSASDIHKVILVGGSTRIPAVQEAIKRETGKEPSKGVNPDEVVALGAAIQGGVLQGDVKDVLLLDVTPLSLGIETMGGVFTKLIERNTTIPTSHSQVFSTAADNQTAVDIHVLQGEREMAQDNKTLGRFQLTDIPPAPRGVPQIEVSFDIDANGIVNVRAKDMGTNKEQSITIKSSSGLSDEEVDRMVKEAEENAEADKKRREEVDIRNEADQLIFTTDKTIKDLGDKVSDDEKQKAETAKDELKKAIESDDIDQIKEKKDALQEQVQQLSVKLYEQMQQDQQQAGQGQEESQKSDDDVVDADYKEVDDDEDKK, translated from the coding sequence ATGAGCAAAATAATCGGAATTGACTTAGGAACAACCAATTCATGTGTATCAGTAATGGAAGGCAAAGAAGCAGTCGTGATTCCTAATCCTGAAGGAAACCGGACAACTCCTTCTGTTGTAGCATTTAAAAATGGGGAACGCCAGGTTGGTGAAGTAGCTAAACGTCAAGCAATTACCAACCCAAACACTATTCAATCGATCAAACGTCATATGGGTACAGATTATAAGGTGAAAATTGACGATAAAGATTATACACCACAGGAAGTATCGGCTATTATCCTGCAGCATATTAAATCATATGCTGAAGATTATTTGGGCGAAACTGTTGATAAAGCGGTTATCACTGTACCTGCCTATTTTAATGATGCAGAACGTCAAGCTACAAAGGACGCTGGTAAAATTGCCGGTCTGGAAGTAGAACGAATTATTAATGAACCAACTGCTGCTGCTTTGGCATATGGTATTGACAAAGATGATCAGGATCAAACTATCCTTGTCTATGACTTGGGCGGGGGTACATTTGACGTGTCCATCCTGGATATCGGTGATGGTACATTTGAAGTTGTGGCAACAGCTGGAGACAACCGTCTTGGCGGAGATGATTTTGACAAAGTTATCATTGATCATCTGGTACAAGAATTCAAAAAAGAAAATGGCATTGATCTATCCAAAGACAAAATGGCCATGCAACGTTTGAAAGATGCAGCCGAGAAAGCGAAAAAGGAATTGTCAGGTGTAACGCAAACACAAATTTCCCTGCCATTTATTACAGCAGGAGATGCTGGTCCATTGCATTTGGAAATGAGCTTGTCCCGCGCGAAATTTGATGAATTATCATCTGATTTGGTTGAGCGCACCATGATACCAACAAGAAAAGCGCTAAGAGATGCTGACCTTTCCGCTAGTGATATTCATAAAGTTATCCTTGTTGGTGGTTCAACACGTATTCCAGCGGTTCAGGAAGCCATCAAACGGGAAACCGGTAAAGAACCGTCAAAAGGTGTGAACCCTGATGAAGTGGTTGCTCTTGGTGCAGCAATTCAAGGTGGTGTACTTCAAGGTGACGTAAAAGATGTACTGTTATTAGATGTTACTCCATTATCATTGGGGATCGAAACAATGGGTGGCGTATTCACTAAATTAATTGAGCGTAATACTACCATTCCAACCAGTCATTCACAAGTATTCTCTACTGCTGCCGATAATCAAACAGCGGTTGATATCCATGTCCTGCAGGGTGAGCGGGAAATGGCACAAGACAACAAAACTCTTGGCCGCTTCCAATTGACTGATATTCCACCTGCACCAAGAGGGGTACCGCAAATTGAAGTATCCTTTGACATCGATGCGAACGGGATTGTTAATGTCCGGGCGAAGGATATGGGGACAAACAAAGAGCAGTCGATTACAATTAAATCCTCATCTGGTCTGTCTGATGAGGAAGTCGATCGGATGGTTAAAGAAGCGGAAGAAAACGCAGAAGCGGACAAAAAACGCCGGGAAGAAGTGGATATCCGCAATGAAGCAGACCAGTTAATCTTTACGACGGATAAAACAATCAAAGACCTTGGTGATAAAGTATCTGATGACGAGAAGCAAAAAGCGGAAACTGCCAAAGACGAATTGAAAAAAGCAATAGAATCTGATGATATCGACCAAATCAAGGAAAAGAAAGATGCTCTGCAAGAACAGGTGCAACAGTTATCAGTCAAATTGTACGAACAAATGCAACAAGATCAACAACAGGCTGGTCAAGGTCAGGAAGAAAGTCAAAAATCCGATGACGATGTCGTTGATGCTGACTATAAAGAAGTAGACGACGATGAAGATAAGAAATAA
- the dnaJ gene encoding molecular chaperone DnaJ, with translation MSKRDYYDVLGVSKDASKDDIKKAYRKLARKYHPDVNKEEGAADKFKEVKEAYEVLNDEQKRAQYDQFGHAGAQSQGFGGFGGAQDFGGFGDIFDMFFGGGGRSRDPNAPQQGADLQYTITLDFEEAIFGKETDIRIPKDETCETCHGSGAKPGTKTETCSHCHGSGQLNTEQTTPFGKVVNRRVCHYCNGTGKIIPEKCRTCGGKGTVKKQKKIHISIPAGIDEGQQIRVAGKGEPGVNGGPAGDLYVVVRVKAHEFFEREGDHIFCELPVTFTQAALGDEVEVPTVHGKVMLKIPAGTQTGKTFRLKGKGAPNVRGYGYGDQHVKIRIVTPQKLTDRQKELLREFNEIGGNDATEEQDDSFFQRFKKAFKGD, from the coding sequence GTGAGTAAGCGTGATTATTATGACGTGTTAGGTGTAAGTAAAGACGCTTCAAAAGATGATATTAAAAAAGCCTACCGCAAATTGGCGAGAAAATATCACCCTGATGTGAACAAAGAAGAGGGTGCTGCGGATAAATTTAAGGAAGTTAAAGAAGCATATGAAGTTTTAAATGATGAGCAAAAACGGGCACAGTATGATCAGTTTGGCCACGCTGGTGCACAGAGTCAAGGATTCGGCGGGTTTGGCGGTGCACAGGACTTCGGTGGCTTTGGTGATATTTTTGACATGTTCTTTGGTGGTGGCGGTCGCAGTCGTGACCCGAATGCCCCACAACAAGGTGCGGACTTACAGTATACGATAACACTTGATTTTGAAGAAGCTATTTTCGGAAAAGAAACTGATATTCGCATTCCAAAAGATGAGACATGTGAAACTTGCCATGGATCGGGGGCAAAGCCTGGTACAAAAACTGAAACGTGTTCACATTGTCACGGTTCCGGCCAATTGAACACGGAACAAACTACACCATTTGGCAAGGTAGTAAATCGCCGGGTTTGTCATTATTGTAATGGAACAGGTAAAATTATTCCTGAAAAATGCCGTACCTGTGGTGGTAAAGGTACAGTAAAAAAACAGAAGAAAATTCATATATCGATTCCGGCTGGTATTGATGAGGGACAGCAAATCCGTGTAGCCGGAAAAGGCGAACCTGGCGTTAATGGTGGCCCTGCCGGTGATCTTTATGTCGTTGTCCGGGTTAAAGCCCATGAGTTCTTTGAGCGCGAAGGCGACCATATTTTTTGTGAACTACCCGTAACCTTTACACAGGCGGCGCTTGGGGACGAAGTGGAAGTTCCAACCGTTCATGGTAAAGTAATGCTGAAAATCCCAGCGGGTACGCAAACAGGTAAAACGTTCCGGCTCAAAGGAAAGGGAGCACCCAATGTTCGCGGCTACGGATACGGTGATCAGCATGTTAAAATCCGCATCGTTACACCACAAAAGTTAACCGACCGCCAGAAAGAACTGCTTCGTGAATTTAACGAGATTGGTGGAAATGATGCAACAGAGGAACAAGATGACTCTTTCTTTCAACGTTTTAAAAAAGCCTTTAAAGGTGATTAA
- the prmA gene encoding 50S ribosomal protein L11 methyltransferase: MKWSEICVHTTNEAIEPISNILHENGASGVVIEDPLDLVKVKENEFGEIYELNPDEYPEEGVYIKAYLPVNSFIGDTVDEIKQAINNLLIYDIDLGRNQVTLSEVKEEEWATAWKKYYKPVKISKRITITPTWEDYQAVSSDELIIELDPGMAFGTGTHPTTVLSMQALEQYISNGDLVIDVGCGSGVLSIASVKLGANQVFAYDLDEVAVKSTKMNAKLNKLDSQIETKQNNLLDHVNKQADVIVSNILAEIIVRFIPDAWRNLKEGGLFITSGIIQPKKQMVKDQLIDNGFTILEINEMEDWVLIVAKK; this comes from the coding sequence TTGAAGTGGTCGGAAATATGTGTTCATACAACAAATGAAGCAATTGAACCAATATCGAACATTCTTCATGAAAACGGGGCAAGTGGTGTCGTGATTGAAGACCCACTGGACTTGGTAAAGGTGAAGGAAAATGAATTTGGGGAAATATACGAGTTGAATCCCGATGAATATCCTGAAGAAGGTGTATATATTAAAGCCTACTTACCCGTTAATAGCTTTATAGGTGATACGGTAGATGAAATCAAGCAAGCCATTAATAATTTACTGATCTATGATATAGATTTAGGTCGTAACCAGGTTACCTTAAGTGAGGTAAAAGAAGAAGAATGGGCAACCGCCTGGAAGAAATATTATAAGCCTGTTAAAATATCCAAAAGAATTACCATAACCCCGACATGGGAAGATTATCAGGCTGTATCCAGTGATGAATTAATCATTGAACTGGATCCTGGCATGGCATTTGGCACTGGTACACACCCGACAACGGTATTAAGTATGCAGGCCCTGGAACAATATATAAGTAACGGTGATCTGGTGATAGATGTTGGTTGTGGATCAGGAGTATTGAGTATAGCTTCCGTAAAACTTGGTGCAAATCAGGTATTTGCCTATGATTTGGATGAGGTTGCGGTAAAAAGTACAAAAATGAATGCCAAATTGAATAAACTTGATTCGCAGATCGAAACAAAGCAAAATAACTTGTTGGATCATGTTAATAAACAGGCAGATGTTATTGTTTCCAACATTCTAGCTGAAATTATTGTTCGGTTTATTCCTGACGCCTGGCGTAATTTAAAGGAAGGTGGCCTGTTTATTACATCGGGTATTATTCAACCAAAAAAACAAATGGTGAAGGATCAGTTAATAGACAATGGCTTTACGATATTGGAAATAAACGAGATGGAAGATTGGGTCTTGATTGTGGCGAAGAAGTAG
- a CDS encoding 16S rRNA (uracil(1498)-N(3))-methyltransferase, with protein MQRYFIPKSNWRDNTVIITGDDVHHMLRVMRFRDGDKIICNHPDGQAAICKIHPQDHDTVVADIIEWLDESGELPVHVTIAQGLPKGDKFDLILQKGTELGAAGFIPFQSERSIVIWDKKKAEKKYQRFAKIVKEASEQSHRNRIPEIHALVNMNGLVELSHHYDVLLFPFEEEAKTDDYQSFANIVKQMEPNQRILVCIGPEGGFSDGEAAALKTNGFSPVRLGPRILRTETASLYVLASMSYHLEELGCK; from the coding sequence ATGCAGCGTTACTTTATCCCCAAGAGCAATTGGCGGGATAATACGGTAATAATTACCGGTGATGATGTCCATCATATGTTAAGAGTGATGCGGTTTCGTGATGGCGATAAAATAATATGCAATCACCCGGATGGACAAGCAGCAATTTGTAAAATCCACCCGCAAGATCATGATACAGTAGTAGCAGATATCATAGAATGGCTTGATGAATCTGGAGAGCTTCCTGTTCACGTAACCATTGCACAGGGGCTGCCTAAAGGGGATAAGTTCGACCTGATTTTGCAAAAAGGCACAGAATTAGGCGCAGCTGGATTTATACCATTTCAATCTGAGCGTTCAATCGTTATATGGGACAAGAAAAAGGCTGAAAAAAAGTATCAGCGATTCGCAAAAATTGTGAAAGAAGCAAGCGAACAAAGCCATCGAAACCGAATTCCCGAAATTCATGCGCTAGTGAATATGAATGGACTTGTCGAATTAAGTCATCATTACGATGTGTTGCTTTTTCCGTTTGAAGAAGAAGCAAAAACGGATGATTACCAGTCGTTTGCCAACATCGTTAAGCAAATGGAACCCAACCAGCGTATTCTCGTTTGTATTGGCCCTGAAGGCGGTTTTTCAGATGGGGAAGCAGCGGCTTTAAAAACAAATGGTTTCTCTCCGGTTCGGTTAGGCCCGCGTATTTTACGGACAGAAACGGCTTCATTATATGTTTTAGCAAGTATGTCATATCATTTAGAAGAATTGGGGTGTAAATAA
- the mtaB gene encoding tRNA (N(6)-L-threonylcarbamoyladenosine(37)-C(2))-methylthiotransferase MtaB produces the protein MPTVAFHTLGCKVNHYETEGIWNMFKENGYERVDFDRQSDVYVINTCTVTNTGDKKSRQVIRRAVRKNPEAVVCVTGCYAQTSPGEIMEIPGVDVIVGTQNRKKMIDYIEEHQKTREPINGVTNIMKNRVFEEMDVPAFTDRTRASLKIQEGCNNFCTFCIIPWSRGLLRSRKPEDVLHQAQQLVDAGYKEIVLTGIHTAGYGEDMNDYNFAKLLQELETKVDGLKRIRISSIEASQITDEVISVLDKSKKIVRHLHIPLQSGSDAVLKRMRRKYSSSYYKEKVDKIRKALPGLAITSDVIVGFPGETEEEFMETYDFIKEVGYSELHVFPFSRRTGTPAARMQDQVDEDVKNDRVQRMIELSNQLAKEYASDYEDEVLEVIPEERMPDKNNPDLLVGYTDNYLKVVFAGSHDLIGKIVRVKITKSGYPYNEGMFVRVMDDATNHPIRVSS, from the coding sequence ATGCCAACAGTAGCCTTTCATACATTGGGCTGTAAAGTGAATCATTATGAAACAGAAGGAATTTGGAACATGTTTAAAGAAAACGGCTATGAACGGGTTGATTTTGATCGCCAATCAGACGTTTATGTCATTAACACATGTACCGTAACCAACACGGGTGACAAAAAAAGCAGACAGGTTATTCGTCGTGCCGTCAGAAAAAACCCTGAAGCGGTTGTATGTGTAACTGGTTGCTATGCACAAACATCACCAGGGGAAATTATGGAGATACCTGGGGTAGATGTCATAGTTGGCACACAAAACCGAAAAAAAATGATTGATTATATTGAGGAACATCAGAAAACGCGCGAACCGATAAATGGGGTAACCAACATCATGAAAAATCGTGTGTTTGAAGAAATGGATGTTCCGGCATTTACGGACAGAACGCGAGCATCGCTGAAAATTCAGGAAGGATGCAATAATTTCTGCACGTTCTGCATTATTCCATGGTCACGTGGTTTACTCCGTTCCCGGAAACCCGAAGATGTACTTCACCAGGCGCAACAGCTGGTTGACGCGGGGTATAAAGAGATTGTTTTAACTGGTATTCATACAGCCGGATACGGTGAGGACATGAACGATTATAATTTTGCCAAACTCTTACAGGAATTGGAGACGAAGGTAGATGGATTAAAACGAATCCGGATTTCTTCGATTGAGGCAAGTCAAATCACGGACGAGGTAATCAGTGTATTGGACAAGTCAAAGAAAATTGTCCGTCATCTGCACATTCCATTACAATCCGGATCTGATGCCGTGTTAAAACGGATGCGCCGGAAATATTCCAGTTCGTATTATAAGGAAAAAGTGGATAAAATTCGCAAAGCCTTACCAGGTCTAGCGATTACATCAGATGTTATTGTTGGCTTTCCAGGAGAAACAGAAGAGGAGTTTATGGAAACTTACGATTTTATTAAAGAAGTTGGTTATTCTGAACTGCATGTATTTCCTTTCTCCAGACGGACAGGGACACCTGCAGCCCGTATGCAGGATCAGGTTGATGAGGATGTTAAGAATGATCGGGTGCAGCGGATGATCGAATTATCCAATCAATTGGCAAAAGAATATGCTTCTGATTATGAGGATGAGGTCCTGGAAGTGATTCCTGAAGAACGTATGCCGGACAAAAATAATCCCGATTTGCTTGTCGGTTATACCGATAATTATCTGAAAGTGGTATTTGCCGGCAGTCACGATCTGATTGGTAAAATAGTACGGGTGAAGATAACAAAATCGGGATATCCGTATAATGAAGGCATGTTTGTCAGGGTAATGGATGATGCGACTAACCATCCAATTCGTGTGTCTTCTTAA
- the deoC gene encoding deoxyribose-phosphate aldolase, translated as MGKELAKYIDHTQLKPDTTAEKMQQVVEEARKYQFASVCVNPYWVAYCHEQLRETDVKVCTVIGFPLGATTTETKVFETKQAIQNGATEVDMVINIGELKSNHDQIVKQDIEAVVSAAKGKALVKVIIETALLNHDEKVRACNLAKSAGADFVKTSTGFSGGGATIEDIQLMRETVGTEMGVKASGGVRDAKATKAMISAGATRIGASAGVDIIAESDV; from the coding sequence ATGGGAAAAGAATTGGCCAAATATATTGACCATACCCAATTAAAACCAGATACCACCGCAGAAAAAATGCAACAGGTTGTCGAGGAAGCACGCAAGTATCAATTTGCATCAGTTTGTGTCAACCCCTATTGGGTAGCATATTGTCATGAACAACTGCGGGAGACAGACGTAAAAGTATGCACGGTGATTGGATTCCCATTGGGTGCAACAACAACTGAAACAAAGGTATTTGAAACGAAACAAGCTATACAAAATGGTGCGACAGAAGTGGACATGGTCATTAATATTGGTGAATTGAAGTCCAATCATGACCAGATTGTTAAACAAGATATCGAAGCGGTTGTTTCTGCTGCAAAAGGGAAAGCACTTGTCAAAGTTATTATCGAAACTGCATTACTAAATCACGATGAAAAGGTACGGGCATGTAACTTGGCAAAATCTGCAGGAGCCGATTTTGTCAAGACTTCCACCGGGTTTTCGGGTGGAGGAGCAACTATTGAGGATATTCAATTAATGCGGGAAACGGTCGGTACCGAAATGGGGGTCAAGGCTTCAGGTGGTGTGCGTGATGCTAAGGCAACAAAGGCGATGATTTCTGCAGGAGCGACACGAATTGGTGCCAGTGCAGGAGTCGATATTATTGCTGAATCCGATGTTTGA
- the rpsU gene encoding 30S ribosomal protein S21 has product MSNTTRVRKNESLEDALRRFKRSVSKSGTLSEYRKREFYEKPSVRRKKKSEAARKRKF; this is encoded by the coding sequence ATGTCAAATACAACTCGCGTTCGTAAAAACGAGTCTCTCGAGGATGCTCTTCGTCGCTTTAAACGTAGTGTATCAAAAAGTGGTACACTCTCAGAATATCGCAAGCGTGAATTCTATGAAAAGCCAAGCGTTCGGCGTAAAAAGAAATCTGAAGCTGCTAGAAAGCGTAAGTTCTAA
- a CDS encoding GatB/YqeY domain-containing protein: MSLIEQLNQDLKQTMKQKDKEKLSVIRMIKASLQNESIKLSKDQLSEDEELTILSRELKQRKDSLQEFKSAGRDDLVGKLETEIEMIQEYMPKQLSDDELEAIVQSTIQEVNATSKKDMGKVMSAIMPKVKGKADGAKVNQLVQKHLG, translated from the coding sequence ATGTCATTAATTGAACAGTTGAATCAGGATTTAAAACAAACAATGAAGCAGAAAGATAAGGAGAAGCTAAGTGTTATCCGAATGATCAAGGCTTCATTACAAAATGAATCAATTAAACTTAGTAAAGATCAACTTTCTGAGGACGAAGAATTAACCATTTTGTCAAGAGAGTTAAAGCAACGAAAAGATTCCCTCCAAGAATTTAAATCAGCTGGACGCGATGATCTTGTTGGAAAACTTGAAACGGAAATTGAAATGATACAGGAATATATGCCTAAGCAGCTCTCGGATGATGAGCTTGAGGCAATCGTTCAATCGACAATTCAGGAAGTTAATGCAACATCAAAAAAAGATATGGGTAAAGTAATGAGCGCTATTATGCCGAAAGTAAAAGGCAAGGCAGATGGTGCAAAAGTGAACCAGCTTGTACAAAAACATTTAGGCTGA
- a CDS encoding NfeD family protein produces MTQSRLVSYLLIGLVAIFFSVPGMQTAQAQKENGNEKLVYVIPIEKEVEKGLASFLTRAIKEAEEAEADHIIFEIDTPGGRVDAAGQIATLMQDLKIPTTAYIVNQALSAGSYIALNMDTIYMRPHATMGASGVINEDGTAADKKAQSAWLSAMKGAAESKGRDPIYAKAMADPEIDLPEYGAPKGEFLTLDAKTAVNVSYSEGIVKSRTNLLHELDLTNAAVQEVTPTFSEELARFLTNPVVVPILLSIASIGLIVELYSPGFGIPGIMGLLSLILFFYGHIVAGLAGHEAIILLVLGIILIITEFFVPGGIVGLLGVASILGSLFLSGEDLGHMALSVSIALAVAIVVSIILFKIIGLEKGFFRHIILRDRTTSEQGYVSSTNRLELIGLEGITATPLRPSGAAIFDDERIDVVSEGSFIEKDKPVKVVMVEGVRVVVREI; encoded by the coding sequence GTGACACAAAGCAGGCTGGTGTCATATTTGCTGATTGGTCTAGTTGCTATCTTTTTTTCCGTACCAGGTATGCAGACAGCCCAGGCACAAAAAGAAAATGGAAACGAAAAACTTGTTTATGTGATCCCCATTGAAAAGGAGGTAGAAAAGGGTCTGGCTTCTTTTTTGACCAGGGCTATTAAAGAGGCTGAAGAGGCTGAGGCCGACCACATTATCTTTGAAATTGATACACCTGGGGGTCGGGTCGATGCTGCGGGACAAATTGCCACTTTAATGCAGGACTTGAAAATACCGACAACTGCTTACATCGTCAATCAGGCGTTATCAGCCGGTTCCTATATTGCCTTGAATATGGACACCATTTATATGCGGCCACATGCTACAATGGGTGCAAGCGGTGTAATTAATGAAGATGGAACGGCTGCAGATAAAAAAGCGCAATCTGCATGGCTTTCGGCGATGAAAGGTGCAGCCGAATCAAAAGGTCGCGATCCGATTTATGCCAAGGCTATGGCTGATCCAGAGATAGATTTACCTGAGTATGGTGCTCCAAAGGGAGAATTTTTGACCCTCGATGCAAAAACAGCGGTCAACGTTAGTTATTCTGAAGGAATCGTCAAAAGTCGAACAAATTTGTTGCATGAACTTGACTTGACAAATGCAGCCGTTCAGGAAGTGACACCAACTTTCTCGGAGGAATTAGCCAGATTTTTGACAAATCCAGTCGTTGTTCCTATCTTACTGTCTATCGCAAGTATTGGACTGATTGTGGAATTGTATTCGCCGGGATTTGGGATACCAGGAATTATGGGGTTATTATCGCTTATCCTGTTCTTCTATGGCCACATTGTTGCAGGTCTGGCTGGTCATGAGGCAATTATTTTACTTGTTTTGGGAATTATTTTAATTATCACGGAGTTTTTTGTCCCGGGTGGAATTGTCGGATTATTGGGTGTTGCTTCGATTCTCGGATCCTTATTTTTATCCGGCGAAGATCTTGGACATATGGCTTTAAGCGTTAGTATTGCATTGGCTGTTGCCATTGTTGTTTCCATTATTTTGTTTAAAATCATTGGACTTGAAAAAGGTTTCTTTCGGCATATTATTTTACGTGACCGGACCACGTCGGAACAAGGCTATGTATCCTCCACTAACAGGCTGGAATTAATTGGTTTAGAAGGGATTACGGCTACACCATTACGACCATCCGGGGCAGCCATTTTTGATGACGAACGAATTGATGTCGTCTCGGAGGGTAGTTTCATCGAAAAAGATAAACCTGTTAAAGTTGTGATGGTAGAAGGAGTTCGTGTTGTAGTTAGAGAAATTTAG